One Dermatophagoides farinae isolate YC_2012a chromosome 6, ASM2471394v1, whole genome shotgun sequence genomic window carries:
- the LOC124493257 gene encoding diaminopimelate decarboxylase isoform X2: MAEKEDGGIMGQIRRLSRRLSGNILSADPKDVRAYMSHNESKRNIYSYDNEDQLRIGGILLKDLAEEYGTPLYIYDINRIYDNYNLLAGVLKTKNFLLSYSVRANSNLAILNIFSRLGSGFDVASGGEIARCLAAGVDPSRITFSGCGKTNDEIDLAIKSGIYCINAESWDELNRIENVCVKYNKIQNVSIRINADTHSEAMSPSLHGHSTTTQSKYGVPIADALEIYSRVKASSTMRIKGISCRVGTHVTHLESYLEIRDRLLHLADELRQESKICVEHIDFGGEFVGNLNAMNADATEISNWIEKIASPILERGLKLVLDPGINFMADAGVLLTKIEYVKTNTSHSKESYGGTSPKTGSFISSHAGHHLKHHSTKRTFAVVDAGFNDFVRTAMLGQNHHIVPVHQQQSVMVAGVASDFKYDIVGPITDAADVFCRDFSLNYKLAAGDYLIISDAGSYGSSMSSNFQSRNKLAEILIIERQPIVIRERQKYEEQYSNEKLVPELKLNSSKIIEEAESQEELLQQSTTNIDEGDNENKE, encoded by the exons atggcTGAAAAAGAAGATGGTGGAATCATGGGACAAATTCGACGATTATCACGTCGACTTTCAGGTAATATCCTGTCGGCCGATCCAAAAGATGTTCGTGCATATATGTCCCATAATGAAAGTAAACGTAACATTTATAGctatgataatgaagatcAATTAAGAATTG gCGGAATTCTTCTCAAAGATTTGGCTGAAGAATACGGTACACCACTTTACATTTATGACATTAATCGAATCTATGATAATTACAATCTATTGGCTGGAGtattgaaaacaaagaattttctGCTTAGCTATTCAGTACGAGCGAATTCAAATCTAGccatattgaatattttttcaagatTAGGCTCTGGATTTGATGTTGCTTCGGGTGGTGAAATTGCTCGTTGTTTAGCTGCCGGTGTTGATCCATCACGGATAACGTTTAGTGGATGTGGAAAGACAaacgatgaaattgatttggcCATAAAATCGGGTATCTATTGTATAAACGCTGAATCATGggatgaattgaatcgaatcgaaaatGTTTGTGTCAAATATAACAAGATTCAGAATGTTTCGATTAGAATTAATGCTGATACACATTCTGAAG CAATGAGTCCAAGTTTACATGGTCATTCGACCACAACCCAATCGAAATATGGTGTTCCGATTGCCGATGCATTGGAAATTTATTCTCGTGTAAAGGCTTCATCAACAATGCGAATCAAAGGCATTTCATGTCGTGTTGGCACACATGTAACACATTTGGAAAGCTATCTGGAAATTCGTGACAGATTGTTGCATTTAGCTGATGAATTACGGcaagaatcaaaaatctGTGTCGAACATATTGATTTCGGTGGTGAATTCGTGGGCAATCTGAATGCAATGAATGCCGATGCAACGGAAATTTCGaattggattgaaaaaatagcTTCACCAATTTTGGAACGTGGACTCAAATTAGTGTTAGATCCGGGTATAAATTTTATGGCCGATGCTGGTGTGTTATTGACGAAAATCGAATACGTTAAAACGAATACAAGCCATTCGAAAGAATCGTACGGCGGTACATCACCAAAGACCGGTTCATTTATCAGTTCACATGCTGGCcatcatttgaaacatcattcaacaaaacGTACATTTGCCGTTGTTGATGCTGgttttaatgattttgtaCGTACAGCTATGCTTggtcaaaatcatcatattgtgcctgttcatcaacaacaatccgtAATGGTCGCTGGTGTAGCATCAGATTTTAAATACGATATTGTAGGCCCAATAACCGATGCTGCCGATGTTTTTTGTCgagatttttcattgaactATAAATTAGCAGCCGGAGATTATTTAATCATTTCGGATGCCGGTTCATATGGTTCATCAATGTCGAGTAATTTTCAATCACGAAATAAATTGGCagaaattttaatcatcgaACGACAACCGATTGTCATACGTGAACGACAAAAATATGAAGaacaatattcaaatgaaaaattggtaccagaattaaaattgaattcatcgaAAATAATTGAAGAGGCTGAATCACAAGAAGAATTACTTCAACAATCGACAACCAATATCGATGAAGGAGATAATGAGAAtaaagaatag
- the LOC124493500 gene encoding protein KRI1 homolog: MTSFQKEKLFDSDHDDDENNKLFSNDHPSPSSSTSTLVINTENSYAQKYDDWRRKEELQKLKDKYGDNLDIMSEIDDDDSGAGSNSSNESTSDDDDDDSSESLSEDPFDDDFFAVYSALKNKESKIYDKNFKFFTKEDDKEDKESKTSPKQEEKKLTLQKYHEKLIEEKKGITEEDESMMMMNNESNDEQQQPEGYYEELYNIRKDIKNMFKEKSDQNDDDDGDDLFSIKNSDKTLKKKETKPKSMPEFWADDQKLDEDEKFLKQYVLNGGYVPVTLDSKNRLDRYKNVDSHFKVVDQYTSPTEQPEKFSVAENIRKTLEVPKFHYEEPDATIIKRYPRNINSIRDTTVVNDKKSKRAEARERKKMEKEQELKRLRKMKREEIEKKVETLKSVSGNDRLDLKDIDLNVIIDDENDFDADKYDEKMKLLFGDDYYNNSNAESDSTKPVFNYVPEIDDELDEEMNAEINNNGNRKKRKKNKREIKQHKDIMADDDIGLYDDIVGGDLATRFRYRMVEPNDFGLTDEEILLADDKELNRWCSLKKMTQYRSKEHEQYDRKVYQQKSQNSELKRKILKSIYGDNPNNDDNDNESNIMSKSKSKRTLYPIANQLSDDNDEKVKIDDHDPSANGSDTKIDTVEIKTTTNKRKRKRRNHNKTKHPESLSSDKVIEQQQQQKQSSNGGIEQQLVKKSRKRRRSNKKQNDSNGTTNEIAGVSVQRLKAYGLSNREMKRMRKK, translated from the exons ATGAcatcatttcaaaaagaGAAACTTTTTGATTCagatcacgatgatgatgagaataataaattattttcaaatgatcatccatcaccatcatcatcaacatcgacgCTCGTAATTAATACGGAAAATTCTTATGcacaaaaatatgatgattggcGCCGTAAAGAAGAgttacaaaaattaaaagataAATATGGTGATAATCTTGATATTATGTctgaaatcgatgatgatgattcaggTGCTGGATCCAATTCAAGCAATGAATCCactagtgatgatgatgatgatgatagcagTGAATCATTGTCCGAAGAtccattcgatgatgattttttcgcTGTATATTCAGcattaaaaaataaagaatcaaaaatttatgataaaaatttcaagttttttacCAAAGAAGATGATAAAGAAGATAAAGAATCTAAAACTAGCCcgaaacaagaagaaaaaaagctaACCCTACAAAAAtatcatgaaaaattgattgaagaaaagaaagGCATTACCGAAGaagatgaatcaatgatgatgatgaataatgaatcaaatgatgaacaacaacaacctgaAGGCTATTATGAAGAACTTTATAATATCCGTAAAGATATTAAAAACATgttcaaagaaaaatctgatcaaaatgatgatgacgatggtgatgatttattttcgatCAAAAATTCTGATAAAACTCTGAAGAAGAAAGAAACTAAACCAAAATCAATGCCTGAATTTTGGGCAGATGATCAAAAacttgatgaagatgaaaaattccTAAAACAATATGTTTTGAATGGTGGATATGTGCCTGTAACGTTAGATTCCAAAAATCGTTTAGATCGatataaaaatgttgatagCCATTTCAAAGTTGTCGATCAATATACTAGCCCAACCGAGCAgccagaaaaattttcagttgccgaaaatattcgaaaaacTTTAGAAGTtccaaaatttcattatgaaGAACCAGATGCAACGATCATTAAACGTTATCCACGTAATATTAATTCTATACGTGATACAACTGTcgttaatgataaaaaatccaAACGAGCCGAAGCCcgtgaacgaaaaaaaatggaaaaagaacAAGAATTAAAACGTCTTCGTAAAATGAAACgtgaagaaattgaaaagaaagtTGAGACATTGAAATCGGTTTCTGGCAATGACCGGCTAGATCTGAAAGATATCGATCTtaatgttattattgatgatgaaaatgattttgatgctgataaatatgatgaaaaaatgaaattattattcggcgatgattattataataattcaaatgcTGAATCGGATTCTACTAAGCCTGTGTTTAACTATGTTcctgaaattgatgatgag ctcgatgaagaaatgaatgcagagattaataataatggcaataggaagaaaagaaagaaaaataaacgagaaatcaaacaacataAAGATATTATggccgatgatgatattggattatatgatgatattgttggTGGTGATTTGGCCACCCGTTTCCGTTATCGTATGGTTGAACCAAATGATTTTGGTCTTACCGATGAAGAGATATTGCTTGCCGATGATAAAGAATTGAATCGTTGgtgttcattgaaaaaaatgacacaaTATCGTTCAAAAGAACATGAACAATATGATAGAAAagtttatcaacaaaaatcacaGAATTCggaattgaaaagaaaaattcttaaaaGTATTTATGGTGATAatccaaataatgatgacaacgacaatgaGAGTAATATTATGTCAAAAAGTAAAAGTAAAAGAACGTTATATCCAATTGCTAATCAATTatcagatgataatgatgaaaaggtTAAAATAGATGACCATGATCCATCAGCTAATGGTAGTGATACAAAAATTGATACGGTGGAAATTAAAACGACTACGAATAAACGCAAAAGAAAACGGCGAAAccataacaaaacaaaacatccagaatcattatcatcagatAAAGTCAttgagcaacaacaacaacaaaaacaatcatcaaacggtggaattgaacaacaattggtgaaaaaatcaagaaaaagaCGTCGATCAaataagaaacaaaatgattcaaatggaaCCACCAATGAAATTGCAGGTGTTAGTGTTCAAAGGCTAAAAGCATATGGATTAAGTAATCGAGAAATGAAACGAATGCGAAAGAAATAA
- the PGS1 gene encoding phosphatidylglycerophosphate synthase 1, producing the protein MRIRISITVHCCWYNHIPKESIIMKRLLDSLCDLNLLLNKKFQVPTFHVHSSNISVIKTPTDFYETLKSLSDQSTKRICISSLYIGTDHLEQDLIQSFSQAKSKSPELNLNILLDYNRATRETPKPDQPGSSKSILLPLINKGANVNFYLTHVNSRHQRFWQRPKWNELISLHHMKLYIFDDNIVISGANLSDLYFTNRQDRYILIRDTPALCDYFDQLIQTIGKFSLELKSNGDFQLHDDWKYDPRRFLHRYLFKMEAHKAIRKLNENFRDKTNSDDQTDVDTIVFPLLQMKTLNIRDEETFTTSLFDNQWPDSTRFNIATGYFNLVRKYQEKLTENPQLPPTTILVASEEANGFYQGKGLLRYVPSVYTYYLRNFLRRISTMSNPNQISIRYYNRSKWSFHGKGIWLQTPEYYLTMVGSTNFGYRSVYRDNEAQLVIVTRNDQLRKDFQSEFVNLVQHSHTIRNWQTDLPRIPFLIPFVASICRTLF; encoded by the exons ATGCGAATACGAATATCAATCActgttcattgttgttggtatAATCATATTCCAAAAGAATCGATCATTATGAAACGATTATTGGATTCGTTATGCGATTTGAATCtgttattgaataaaaaatttcaagtaCCAACTTTTCATGTACATTCATCGAATATATCGGTGATAAAAACACCAACAGATTTCTATGAAACTTTAAAG AGCCTATCGGATCAATCCACGAAACGAATTtgcatatcatcattatatattggAACAGATCATTTGGAACAAGATCTAATCCAAAGTTTTTCTCAGGCTAAATCAAAATCACCTGAGTTAAATTTAAACATTTTACTTGATTATAATCGTGCTACACGTGAAACACCGAAACCGGATCAACCCGgttcatcaaaatcgattCTATTACCATTGATAAATAAGGGAGCAAATGTAAATTTCTACCTCACACACGTAAATAGTCGGCATCAAAGATTTTGGCAACGTccaaaatggaatgaattaatttctTTGCATCATATGAAGCTAtacatttttgatgataatattgtcaTAAGCGGTGCAAATTTAAGTGACCTGTATTTTACTAATCGTCAAGatcgatatatattgattcgTGATACACCGGCACTTtgtgattattttgatcaattaattcaaacgattggaaaattttcactCGAACTTAAATCGAATGGTGATTTTCAATTAcatgatgattggaaataTGACCCAAGAAGATTTCTTCATCGATATCTATTCAAAATGGAAGCTCATAAAGCTATAaggaaattgaatgaaaattttcgagATAAAACAAATTCCGATGATCAAACTGATGTTGATACAattgtttttccattattacaaatgaaaactttGAACATTCGGGATGAAGAAACATTCACCACAAGTTTATTTGATAACCAATGGCCTGATTCAACCCGATTCAACATAGCTACCGGATATTTTAACTTAGTACGAAAATACCAAGAAAAATTGACCGAAAATCCACAActaccaccaacaacaattctCGTGGCTTCGGAAGAAGCTAATGGATTCTATCAGGGAAAAGGTCTTTTACGTTATGTGCCTTCTGTTTATACATATTATCTACGAAATTTTCTCCGACGAATCTCTACAATGTCCAATCCAAATCAGATTTCAATACGTTATTATAATCGATCAAAATGGTCATTCCATGGTAAAGGAATATGGCTACAAACACCCGAATATTATTTAACAATGGTTGGTTCCACTAATTTTGGTTATCGTTCCGTATATCGTGATAATGAAGCTCAATTAGTTATTGTCACACGAAACGATCAACTGAGGAAAGATTTTCAATCCGAATTTGTCAATCTAGTCCAACATAGCCATACGATTCGAAATTGGCAAACAGATCTACCACGAATACCGTTTCTAATACCATTCGTTGCAAGCATTTGTCGGACTTTATTCTGA
- the LOC124493257 gene encoding diaminopimelate decarboxylase isoform X1 produces the protein MAEKEDGGIMGQIRRLSRRLSGNILSADPKDVRAYMSHNESKRNIYSYDNEDQLRIGGILLKDLAEEYGTPLYIYDINRIYDNYNLLAGVLKTKNFLLSYSVRANSNLAILNIFSRLGSGFDVASGGEIARCLAAGVDPSRITFSGCGKTNDEIDLAIKSGIYCINAESWDELNRIENVCVKYNKIQNVSIRINADTHSEGAMSPSLHGHSTTTQSKYGVPIADALEIYSRVKASSTMRIKGISCRVGTHVTHLESYLEIRDRLLHLADELRQESKICVEHIDFGGEFVGNLNAMNADATEISNWIEKIASPILERGLKLVLDPGINFMADAGVLLTKIEYVKTNTSHSKESYGGTSPKTGSFISSHAGHHLKHHSTKRTFAVVDAGFNDFVRTAMLGQNHHIVPVHQQQSVMVAGVASDFKYDIVGPITDAADVFCRDFSLNYKLAAGDYLIISDAGSYGSSMSSNFQSRNKLAEILIIERQPIVIRERQKYEEQYSNEKLVPELKLNSSKIIEEAESQEELLQQSTTNIDEGDNENKE, from the exons atggcTGAAAAAGAAGATGGTGGAATCATGGGACAAATTCGACGATTATCACGTCGACTTTCAGGTAATATCCTGTCGGCCGATCCAAAAGATGTTCGTGCATATATGTCCCATAATGAAAGTAAACGTAACATTTATAGctatgataatgaagatcAATTAAGAATTG gCGGAATTCTTCTCAAAGATTTGGCTGAAGAATACGGTACACCACTTTACATTTATGACATTAATCGAATCTATGATAATTACAATCTATTGGCTGGAGtattgaaaacaaagaattttctGCTTAGCTATTCAGTACGAGCGAATTCAAATCTAGccatattgaatattttttcaagatTAGGCTCTGGATTTGATGTTGCTTCGGGTGGTGAAATTGCTCGTTGTTTAGCTGCCGGTGTTGATCCATCACGGATAACGTTTAGTGGATGTGGAAAGACAaacgatgaaattgatttggcCATAAAATCGGGTATCTATTGTATAAACGCTGAATCATGggatgaattgaatcgaatcgaaaatGTTTGTGTCAAATATAACAAGATTCAGAATGTTTCGATTAGAATTAATGCTGATACACATTCTGAAG GAGCAATGAGTCCAAGTTTACATGGTCATTCGACCACAACCCAATCGAAATATGGTGTTCCGATTGCCGATGCATTGGAAATTTATTCTCGTGTAAAGGCTTCATCAACAATGCGAATCAAAGGCATTTCATGTCGTGTTGGCACACATGTAACACATTTGGAAAGCTATCTGGAAATTCGTGACAGATTGTTGCATTTAGCTGATGAATTACGGcaagaatcaaaaatctGTGTCGAACATATTGATTTCGGTGGTGAATTCGTGGGCAATCTGAATGCAATGAATGCCGATGCAACGGAAATTTCGaattggattgaaaaaatagcTTCACCAATTTTGGAACGTGGACTCAAATTAGTGTTAGATCCGGGTATAAATTTTATGGCCGATGCTGGTGTGTTATTGACGAAAATCGAATACGTTAAAACGAATACAAGCCATTCGAAAGAATCGTACGGCGGTACATCACCAAAGACCGGTTCATTTATCAGTTCACATGCTGGCcatcatttgaaacatcattcaacaaaacGTACATTTGCCGTTGTTGATGCTGgttttaatgattttgtaCGTACAGCTATGCTTggtcaaaatcatcatattgtgcctgttcatcaacaacaatccgtAATGGTCGCTGGTGTAGCATCAGATTTTAAATACGATATTGTAGGCCCAATAACCGATGCTGCCGATGTTTTTTGTCgagatttttcattgaactATAAATTAGCAGCCGGAGATTATTTAATCATTTCGGATGCCGGTTCATATGGTTCATCAATGTCGAGTAATTTTCAATCACGAAATAAATTGGCagaaattttaatcatcgaACGACAACCGATTGTCATACGTGAACGACAAAAATATGAAGaacaatattcaaatgaaaaattggtaccagaattaaaattgaattcatcgaAAATAATTGAAGAGGCTGAATCACAAGAAGAATTACTTCAACAATCGACAACCAATATCGATGAAGGAGATAATGAGAAtaaagaatag
- the Rat1 gene encoding 5'-3' exoribonuclease 2 Rat1 — MGVPAFFRWLSKKYPSIVVQCDDGVKGEYHFDNLYLDMNGIIHPCSHPENKPPPANEEEMFLAIFEYVENIMKIVKPKKLVYMAVDGVAPRAKMNQQRSRRFRAAQESYEKLIQVQKVKDELLARGIEVPEKEDSAHFDSNVITPGTDFMINLSEALRSWINRKLSDDYDDPHSIWPKDLVIILSDSSVPGEGEHKIMDYIRRQKADKNFDANLSHCLYGADADLIMLGLATHEPNFTILREEFKPNQPRPCDLCGQLGHELKDCTGQPKPEEEQIRPADTEFIYIRLNVLREYLEKECKSNTSVQLNFERFIDDYVFLCFFVGNDFLPHLPSLEIRENAIDRLIKIYKYVMEAYPDPQDMYLTKNGYVNKHRVQLVLQELGEYEDGIFKQRQQNDQNFKERNKRRKLMQAEQDLRWMKPEAVGRSERPETFNNPREEAYKVRMAYKDVGSNSAAAANHKLEQMLIKPNDGETSSSIKRKRDDSDDDDGPEDLVQLHNDGWKERYYKHKFGVESVDKISKQVADEYFIGLCWVMLYYYQGCPDWKWFFPFHYACFASDFKNIEQINVEFDRTAKPFKPLEQLMSVFPAASSKNLPPTWRELMSRNDSPIIDFYPTTFKIDLNGKKAAWMGVALLPFIDEERLFAALKTVYKDLTESEKRRNCHGSHLIFTSKKHSILSDNIQNVIENGTAAENNDNDDGDSKSKAIPAAESQPNLISGSLKKSSSFSMIYSQTLCCEFYDPTYSKEFIFPAIMLKNARKPDTVLRPQDLDQFERYRPIIGMNRRSDLANVASSGHRMIERLVQKEHGGEQYRHEQYHNQYGYQNYRHQQYNLQQYPSDNRYSDTNNRYNQQQHANRNSGYNNNHHHYSNSNPPKQQSNYSSSSYYSQQQQQQQNHYSTGSYYQNYNQQSSSNYYNNSRYSTAPPPPPPSQTSGFSSYYTSDYVNRPRQQQQQQQQRRGYPHSYGNSSNRSHR, encoded by the coding sequence ATGGGAGTTCCAGCATTTTTCCGATGGTTATCGAAAAAATATCCATCAATCGTAGTAcaatgtgatgatggtgttaaAGGCGAATATCATTTCGATAATCTTTATCTCGATATGAATGGCATCATTCATCCTTGTAGTCATCCGGAAAACAAGCCACCACCAGcgaatgaagaagaaatgtttttggccatttttgaatatgttgagaatataatgaaaattgtgaaaccaaaaaaattagtATACATGGCCGTCGATGGTGTAGCACCACGTGCAAAAATGAATCAGCAACGTTCACGAAGATTTCGTGCAGCACAAGaatcatatgaaaaattgattcaagtACAAAAGGTTAAAGATGAATTGTTGGCACGTGGAATCGAAGTACCCGAAAAAGAAGATTCAGCtcattttgattcgaatgttaTTACACCTGGTACAGATTTTATGATCAATCTAAGTGAAGCTTTACGTAGTTGGATTAATCGTAAACTAagcgatgattatgatgatccacATTCGATATGGCCCAAAGATTTAGTTATCATTCTAAGTGATTCATCCGTACCGGGTGAAGGTGAACATAAAATTATGGACTATATTCGACGTCAAAAAGcggataaaaattttgatgcaAATCTTTCACACTGTCTTTATGGTGCCGACGCTGACCTTATCATGTTGGGTCTAGCTACACATGAACCAAATTTTACGATATTACGTGAAGAATTTAAACCGAATCAACCACGACCATGTGATCTTTGTGGTCAACTTGGTCATGAGCTAAAAGATTGTACCGGACAACCAAAACCCGAAGAGGAACAGATTAGACCTGCTGATACGGAATTCATTTACATTCGTTTGAATGTTCTACGAGAATATCTAGAAAAAGAATGTAAATCAAACACAAGtgttcaattgaatttcgaacgtttcatcgatgattatgtgtttctatgtttttttgtcgGCAATGATTTTCTACCACATTTACCATCGTTGGAAATTCGTGAGAATGCAATTGATCGTCTGATAAAAATCTATAAATATGTAATGGAAGCATATCCAGATCCACAAGATATGTATCTTACGAAAAATGGTTATGTTAATAAACATCGTGTACAATTAGTACTACAAGAATTGGGTGAATATGAGGATGGAATCTTTAAACAACGACAGCagaatgatcaaaattttaaagaACGAAATAAACGACGAAAATTAATGCAAGCTGAACAGGATTTACGATGGATGAAACCAGAAGCGGTTGGACGTTCAGAACGGCCCGAAACATTCAATAATCCAAGAGAAGAAGCTTACAAAGTACGTATGGCATATAAAGATGTAGGATCTAattcagcagcagcagccaaTCATAAATTAGAACAAATGTTAATCAAACCGAATGATGGTgaaacttcatcatcaataaaacgaaaacgcgatgattcagatgatgatgatggacctGAAGATCTTGTTCAATTACATAATGATGGATGGAAAGAACGTTATTATAAACATAAATTCGGTGTCGAATCAGTGGATAAAATTAGCAAACAAGTTGCggatgaatattttattgGACTTTGTTGGGTTATGCTTTACTATTATCAAGGTTGTCCAGATTGGAAATGGTTTTTCCCATTTCATTATGCATGTTTTGCAAgtgattttaaaaatatcGAACAAATCAATGTTGAATTCGATCGTACGGCAAAACCATTCAAGCCGTTGGAACAATTGATGAGCGTATTTCCAGCtgcatcatcaaaaaatctACCACCTACATGGCGTGAACTTATGTCACGTAATGATTCaccaatcattgatttctatccaacaacattcaagattgatttgaatggtAAAAAAGCTGCATGGATGGGTGTTGCATTATTACCGTTCATTGATGAAGAACGATTGTTTGCAGCATTGAAAACCGTATACAAAGATCTTACTGAAAGTGAAAAACGCCGTAATTGTCATGGTTCGCATCTGATTTTTACAtcgaaaaaacattcaattctttctgataatattcaaaatgtaattgaaaatggaacCGCCGctgaaaacaatgataatgatgatggagattCGAAATCAAAAGCTATACCAGCCGCTGAATCACAACCGAATTTAATATCCGGTTCATTAAAGAAAAGTTCAAgcttttcaatgatttattcACAGACATTATGTTGTGAATTTTATGATCCAACCTattcaaaagaatttatCTTTCCTGCcataatgttgaaaaatgcACGAAAACCGGATACGGTTCTTCGACCACAGGATCTTGATCAATTCGAACGTTATCGTCCAATTATCGGTATGAATCGACGTTCAGATCTTGCAAATGTAGCTAGCAGTGGTCATCGAATGATTGAAAGATTAGTACAAAAAGAACATGGTGGTGAACAATATCGTCATGAAcaatatcataatcaatatggatatcaaaattatcgtcatcaacagTATAATTTACAACAATATCCATCTGATAATCGATATTCCGATACTAATAATCGATataatcagcaacaacatgcAAATCGAAATTCtggttataataataatcatcatcattattctaaTAGTAATCCAcccaaacaacaatcaaattattcatcatcaagctATTATAgccaacagcagcaacaacaacagaatcattATAGTACTGGAAGTTATTATCAgaattataatcaacaatcatcatcaaactattataataatagtcGATATTCAacagcaccaccaccaccaccaccatcacaaaCATCAGGATTCTCATCATATTATACAAGTGATTATGTTAATCGTccacgacaacaacaacagcaacaacaacaacgccGAGGTTATCCACATTCATAtggaaattcatcaaatcgaTCTCATCGttga